From the genome of Pyxidicoccus xibeiensis:
GGTGCGTGCCGAGCGCATCGCCGTGCTCGCCGAGCGGGTGACAACGCGCTTCAACCCATCGAGTCCGCGCCCGGGCCTGTTTGACCGGCCGAGCGAGCTCGAGTCACTCGTGAAGTTTGCGGACCGTAGCTCTCCCCAGCAGCTGGGCAGGAGGCTCGGCGGGCGCGCGCTGCGGAAAGCAGACCCGCGCTTCACCCCCGCGCTGCTCTCCCTCGCGGCCCGGCCAGAGGCCCGGGACGGTGCCGTCTTCCACCCGCTCTGCGAGCTGCTCATCCGGGTGAATGACCCGCGCTCCCTCGAACCGCTCCGCGCGCTCCATGCGAGCCTGCCTCCCGACAGCCCCTATGCGCGGCGGCTGGGCGAGGCCAACACGCTCATCGCCCAGGCGCCGGCTCCCTCGTTGGAGGCGGACGCCTCCGCCCTGTGTGACGCGCTGGAGGAGGCCCTGGCCCGGCGCGAGGAGGTCACGGCCCGGAGCACCCCGCTGCGCGAGGAGTTCCTCGCCCGCATCGCCGCGAATCCGGACGACGACGAGGCGCGGCTGGTACTGGCGGACCACCTGCTGGAGCACGGCGACCCGCTGGGCGAGTTCATCATGCTCCAGTGCCAACCCCAGCCCGACGCGGAGCGTGTCGCCCGGCTGCTCAGGCTGCACGGTGCGAAGTGGGAGAAGCAGCTGAGCCCCTGGGCCGCGCGGGGGCACACCCGCTTCGAGCGCGGCCTCCCGGTGGCCGCGCAGCTGCGGGTGTCAACCCTGGGTTGCCCGCCGCCCCCCGGGCCCTTCTGGGGCACCGTCCGGGAGCTGGACTTTGACTGGACCGGCGGCTCGGAGGAGCTCGTGGACTGGCTGGCGCACCCTCACCTGCGCGGCGTGACGGTGCTGCGGAGGGTGAATGGCGCCATCGCGTACCGGCTGGGCAGGCACCCCCTACCGCTGCGGCGAATCGAGATGCAAGGAAGCCCGCCGGGTATGGTCAATCTGAAGACGGGCAGGCCGGTCGAGGATGTGGACGTCTTCGCCCCGCTGTCCGCCCTGCCGCACCTGGCCTGGGTGGAGGTCCGGAGCGCCTGGGCGCGCGACGTGCGCTGGTGCGCGAGCGCGTTGGGTGAGCGCCTGGAGCGCTTCGAGGCCAACCACGAGGATTGTGAGACCTGGTCCCTCACGGTGACTCGCTCGGACGCGGTGCCCGTCGAGGCCACGCTGCTGAACGGGGGGCACCGCGAGGAGATGGCGGAGGCCATCCGCGCCGCGGCGGGCTTCAGCATCCGGGGGCTGCGCATCCGCACTCAGCTCCGCCTCACCCCGGACACGCTGCGCATGCTGGAAGAAGCTTCGTCCGGTTACATGCACGTCGAGTGGGAGCTGCCCCCCGGCTCAAGGTGACGCATTCACGTCCACGTACGCACGCCTCGCGGGCACGGAGACGAGGCGGCCCTCCGGCAGCACGTACGCGGTGAGCCGGCCACCGTACACGCTCCCTCAAGCGGGGGCGGAGCCGGGCTGGAGGCTCAGGTGGTCGGGGAGACAGGATTTGAACCCGTGGACACGGTGAGCCCCTCTATGGGCAAGGCGTGAGGGACTGGAAGCTGCCGCCACCTGGCCGCGCCTCGAACCACCCGAGCAGCCAGGGGCTCCACGGAAGCCCGTGGGAGCCCCTCCGTAGCGTGAGCCCTGGCGAGGTGTGGCAGGGGAGGGGCAGGTGGAGGAGCGCGGGTGGGAGTACCGGCGGAGGCAGCCGGAGGGGACGGTGCTGTACGAGGCGGTGAGGGACAACCTCGCCACGCTGCTGGCGGAGGCAGGTGAGCTGGGACGCGGCCTGCCCGGTACGTGGAGCGGGACTTCGCCAGGTACCTGGAATGCGGAGTGCTGGCACACGGCTTCGCGCGGGTGCGCTGCGAGAGTTGCAAGGACGAACTGCTCGTCGCCTTCTCGTGTGTTGCTGAGAAAAGTGGTTGATGGAGATCGCTGTCGCGACGAGCGCGCTGGTTGCCGGGAAGGGATGTTGCAGGCCGCGCGGAGTCCAGCAGCGAGCCGGATTCTGGCGCGCCACGCTGCGTGAGGTAGTCCGCGTGGCTCTGAGAGGACGGGGCGCGGCGGTGTTCGCCAGCTCGCGTGCGAGAAAGGTGACCTGGAGCGTGCGGCAACACGCTCACAGGTCGAGCGCCCCGCTTGACGTGTGAGAGAGAAGCGAGGCACCCAAGGAGTCGTACGGGCGCGCGTCGGCGTCAAGTCCTGGGCGGCACAGATGCCGTCCGTGTCGGCGGTACGCCCGGCGAGCTGCGCCGCTTGCGGCGCGGCGAGCCGCCCTGTGGGAGCGCCTCTGGGGCTTCATGGGCATGGCAGCCGGAGCCGCCAGGTGCGCGGGCCGCTGGACGCTGGCGCGTCGCCCGTCCTCGTAGAGTTGCGCGTGCGACGCTACCGCTGCCGTGCGTGCGGCGTGTCGCAGACGGTAGTGCCCGCGGAGGTGCTGGCCAGGAAGCTCTATTCGCTCGCGGCCATCGCCTGGGCGCTCGCCCTGTGGGGCCTTGAGTCGCTGCCGGCGGCGGCGGTGCGCAGGCGCGTGAGTCCGTGGGACGTGGTGGGGCCAGGGAGCGCTGGGCGCTGGGATGCCCTCTGCCGCTGGGCCGGGGAGGTCAGGCGCGGGACGCTCCTGTGCTGCGTGCGGCCGGCGCCCGCGGACTGGACGGCGCGAGCGGTGGCCGCACGAGCGGCGACGACAGTCGCCGCCTTTGCGCTCCCGGCGACGGGACCGCCATCGCTGTCCGCCTGTTCGTTCCGGGGAGCCGAGCGCGCTCGCTGAGGGACTTGCTCCGCGGCCATCGGCTCGCCCCGCGGAGAAGTCCGTCCCACCCGACACGCCCCGTCCTCGAAGACCTGCCTCCAGCGGGACGGTAGGCGTCTGTTCTCCCAAGAGGCCCATGCCGGGATGAGGGGGCGGTACGGGAAGTCCGCGCAAAATGAAGAGCCTCACCCCGAAGTCCCACGCCGAGGCGGTGGCGGTGTTTCGCCACGGAGTCATCGGCGCCCTCACCCAGGCGCAGATGGACCGAGGCCAGCTCGCCTCGGCGCTCGAGTCCCTCGCCCAGCAGCGCTTCGTGCCGCCGGGCGCCAAGGCGAGCCACTGCTACTCGGCGGCCACGCTCGAGCGCTGGTACTACGCGTACAAGAAGCGCGGCCTCTCAGGCCTCGCCCCGCGCGACCGCAGCGACAAGGGCCGCGCCCAGCAGCTCTCGGCGGCCCAGCGCGAGCTGCTGCTCGACATCCGGCGGGAGTACCCGTCCGCGTCCGTGACGCTCATCCTGCGCACGCTCGTCACCGATGGCCGACTCGAGAAGGACGCCGTCTCGGCGACGACGGTGCGCCGCCTCTTTGCGCAAGCAGGACTCGACCGCGTCGGGATGCGCGACGGCAGCGGCACGAAGACGCGCCTGCGCTGGCAGGCCGAGCGCCCCATGGCTCTGTGGCACGCGGACGTGTGTCACGGGCCTGGACTCACCGTCGGGGGCAAGTCGCTGCCCTTGCGCATCCACGCGCTGCTGGACGACGCGAGTCGGTACGTCGTGGCGTTGGAGGCCCACCACACTGAGCGCGAGGTGGACATGCTTGGCCTCATGGTGCGCGCCCTGCGCAAGCACGGTCCGCCGGACGCTCTCTACCTGGACAATGGCGCCACGTACCGGGGCGAGACGCTCGCCACCGCGTGCGCTCGCATCGGCACGTCGCTCTTGCACGCGCGGCCCTACGACGCCCCCGCCCGCGGGAAGATGGAGCGCTTCTGGCGCACGCTGCGCGAGGGCTGCCTCGACTTCCTCGGGCCCGTCGCCTCCCTGCACGACGTCAATGTCCGCCTCTGCGCCTTCCTCGACGCGCACTACCACGTCACGTCGCACGCGGCCCTCATGGGCGCGACACCGAAAACCGTCTTCGAGGCCGCGCCCCGGGCGCCCGATGGCTTCGACGAGGCGAAGCTGCGCGAGGCTCTCACCACCCGCATCCGCCGACGCGTGCGGCGCGACACCACCGTCGCTGTCGATGGCGCCGACTACGAGCTCGACGCAGGCCACCTCGCCGGGCGCCTCGTGCACCTGTGCCGCTGCCTTGTCGACTTGGGTGAGGCTCCCTGGGCCGAATTCGAGGGCAAGCGCTACACCCTCCACCCAGTCGACGCGGTGAAGAACGCGCGCCGCAAGAGGCCGCTGCGTCGGCCTCCCATCCACGACGAGACGTACCGGCCACACCCCGCGTTTGACCCGCCCCGCGCGCTCCTCGACCGCGCCGTCGGGCGTCCTCCTCAGCATCGCGATGGAGGTGGGTCATGACGCCCGCCTACGTCACCCACTTCGGCTTCTCCGAGGCGCCCTTCTCCAAGGAGATTGCCGACGCGGACCTCTGGCTGCCCGCCTCCAAGACGGACCTCGTCGAGGAACTCTGCGAGGCCGTGCGCGAGCGGCAGAGCGTCATGCTGGTGGGCGAGCCCGGCGTCGGCAAGACGTGCGTCCTGCGCGCGCTCCGCCACCGGCTACCCCAGGCGGGCTTCCGCCTCACCTACTGTCACAACGCCACGCTGGGCCGCCGCGACTTCTACCGCCAGCTGTGTCTTGCCCTCGGGCTCACGCCGTCCGCCACCGCGGCCTCTGTCTTCTACGCCGTGTCCAGCCACGTGGAGGACCTCGGTCGCGAGCGCGTCCACCCCGTCTTCCTCCTCGACGAGGCGCACCTGCTCCACCAGGACGTGCTCGACCACCTCCACATCCTCCTGAACTACCAGTGGGACTCGAAGGCGCTCCTCTCCCTCATCCTCGTCGGCCTGCCCGAGCTCGACTCGCGGCTCGCGATGCGCCGTAACCGCAGCCTCGCCTCCCGCCTCGCACGCCGGCTCACCATCGACGCGCTTCAGCCCGATGACACCGCGGAGTACCTCCGCCTGCGCCTGAAGAACGCGGGCTGCGAGCGAGAGCTTCTTCGCCTCCGACGCGATGGCGATGCTCCACGAGGCCGCCTCCGGCGCTCACCGCGACATCGACCGGCTCGCGACCACTGCGCTTCGCGAGGCCGCGCGTCGCAAGAAAAAGCTCGTCGAGCGCGACGTACTCGCACGCGTGCTCGACACCGACGCCGCCGCTCTGTAGGCCGCTCCCATCACCGAGCGCGCTCGCTGACGCTCGCGCTCGGTGATGCCCATCAACTAGGCGGATCGCTCGTCCATCAACCAGCTCGCCTCGCAACACAAAGGGTTGCTTTCACCTTGGAGCGCTCCACGTGGAAGGCCGCGGAGTGCCCCAGGACGAGCGCCGCGCCGCCGAGCTGTTGGAAAAGGCCTGCGCGGGCGGAGAGGCCACGGGTTGCCTCAACCTTGGAGCGCTCTACGCGGCAGGTCGCGGAGTGCCCCAGGACGAGCGCCGCGCCGCTGCGCTGTATGAGAAGGCCTGCACAGGCGGAGAGGCCAAGGGTTGCTTCAACGTCGGTATGTTCTTCGAGCGGGGCCGCGGAGGGCCCAAGTCAGCAAGCCGCGCCTCTACGTACTTTGAGAAGGCCTGCCAGGCCGGTATGTCCGAGGCTTGCGCCCGGCGGTGAGCGAGGACCCGGCGCTACGACGGCACAACCGGCGTGGTCCGTAGCCCTGAGCCTCGCCCGGCTCGGTAGACAGGTTGAATAGGCTGCCTGCCTCTGTGCCTCAGCCATGCGCTCGTACTCGGCCGGGTTGACATGGCCAGGTGAGGAGCGAGGGCGCCTGTGGTGTAGAACACCTCAATGTAGTCGAGCAGCGCGAGCCTCGCCTTTTCGCGCGTCCGGAAGCTGCGCGTGTAGACGAGTTCCCGCTTCAACCTGATGAAGAAGCTCTCGACGCGTCATCCCAGCAGTTGCCCTCACGGCTCATGGAGCAGGTGGTGCCGCACGCACTGAGCCGCACTTGGTAGTCCTCTCTGACTGCCCCTGCCGGAGGGGTGCAGTGCAGGGCCCGCACGCACTGCGAGCGCCATGTCGAATGCGGCGAGGACGAGGTGCCAGTCGATTCTCTCCCCCATGCTCCAGCCAACGACGCGGCGGCTGAAGTGGTCCAGCACGAGGGCCACGCAGCGCCGGCCTTCAGCGGTCCACCGCAGGTGATGTCGCCCGCCGGGGTGCAGTTGCGCCGGTGAGACAGGACGTCGCGGGTCACCCCGC
Proteins encoded in this window:
- a CDS encoding TIGR02996 domain-containing protein; its protein translation is MSDNAARHLRLALETFERHEEEAALGWLLEAWRQVRAERIAVLAERVTTRFNPSSPRPGLFDRPSELESLVKFADRSSPQQLGRRLGGRALRKADPRFTPALLSLAARPEARDGAVFHPLCELLIRVNDPRSLEPLRALHASLPPDSPYARRLGEANTLIAQAPAPSLEADASALCDALEEALARREEVTARSTPLREEFLARIAANPDDDEARLVLADHLLEHGDPLGEFIMLQCQPQPDAERVARLLRLHGAKWEKQLSPWAARGHTRFERGLPVAAQLRVSTLGCPPPPGPFWGTVRELDFDWTGGSEELVDWLAHPHLRGVTVLRRVNGAIAYRLGRHPLPLRRIEMQGSPPGMVNLKTGRPVEDVDVFAPLSALPHLAWVEVRSAWARDVRWCASALGERLERFEANHEDCETWSLTVTRSDAVPVEATLLNGGHREEMAEAIRAAAGFSIRGLRIRTQLRLTPDTLRMLEEASSGYMHVEWELPPGSR
- a CDS encoding transposase zinc-binding domain-containing protein produces the protein MERDFARYLECGVLAHGFARVRCESCKDELLVAFSCVAEKSG
- a CDS encoding transposase family protein codes for the protein MPSVSAVRPASCAACGAASRPVGAPLGLHGHGSRSRQVRGPLDAGASPVLVELRVRRYRCRACGVSQTVVPAEVLARKLYSLAAIAWALALWGLESLPAAAVRRRVSPWDVVGPGSAGRWDALCRWAGEVRRGTLLCCVRPAPADWTARAVAARAATTVAAFALPATGPPSLSACSFRGAERAR
- a CDS encoding DDE-type integrase/transposase/recombinase, which codes for MKSLTPKSHAEAVAVFRHGVIGALTQAQMDRGQLASALESLAQQRFVPPGAKASHCYSAATLERWYYAYKKRGLSGLAPRDRSDKGRAQQLSAAQRELLLDIRREYPSASVTLILRTLVTDGRLEKDAVSATTVRRLFAQAGLDRVGMRDGSGTKTRLRWQAERPMALWHADVCHGPGLTVGGKSLPLRIHALLDDASRYVVALEAHHTEREVDMLGLMVRALRKHGPPDALYLDNGATYRGETLATACARIGTSLLHARPYDAPARGKMERFWRTLREGCLDFLGPVASLHDVNVRLCAFLDAHYHVTSHAALMGATPKTVFEAAPRAPDGFDEAKLREALTTRIRRRVRRDTTVAVDGADYELDAGHLAGRLVHLCRCLVDLGEAPWAEFEGKRYTLHPVDAVKNARRKRPLRRPPIHDETYRPHPAFDPPRALLDRAVGRPPQHRDGGGS
- a CDS encoding tetratricopeptide repeat protein encodes the protein MARPSTSSPRNTKGCFHLGALHVEGRGVPQDERRAAELLEKACAGGEATGCLNLGALYAAGRGVPQDERRAAALYEKACTGGEAKGCFNVGMFFERGRGGPKSASRASTYFEKACQAGMSEACARR